From the genome of Papaver somniferum cultivar HN1 unplaced genomic scaffold, ASM357369v1 unplaced-scaffold_10, whole genome shotgun sequence:
CAAAATCATTAACAACTGGATAATGGCTATAAAAACTCATAACTGTTAAAGAGACGATAATGGATACTTACAATAATCCAAATTTGGTGCCTTTCTCCACTTGCAGATCATAAACCGAGACATGAGTTGGTTCTGCCTTTATGGCGCGTTCCAAACTCTCTTTCCACATTTCTGAGGTTTGATGAGGGAGTGATGAAATAAGATCCAAACTCCAATTACTTGCACCACAGGAACCAATAATCTCTATAGCTTCGTACACTTGTTTCAAACTATGAGCTCTGCCACAAGCCTTCAACAACTCCTCTTGAAATGCTTGAACTCCCAAAGATACTCTATTAACACCAAGGTTCAGTAAGTCGCTCAATTTTTGTGCATCAAAAGTTCCAGGATCCATTTCTATAGAAATTTCAGCATTAGAATTCACTCCAAATTTCAAGTTCAACGTTTCTAATATTTTCGAAACAAGTCTTGGAGGAACAAGAGAAGGTGTGCCACCTCCAAAAAACACCGTTTTAAGAGGTGAGTGGTTATCCGATTTGAGAACCTTTGTTGCTTCAATCTCTCGACAAAGGAGTTGAACATAATTCAGAATGCGCGGATCATCAATGTCATCGGGTAGGTTCGCAGATGATGAACCGAGAGCAACAATAGGAAAGTCACAGTAATGACAACGTTTTCTGCAGAAAGGAAGATGAATATAAGCTGAAGTTGGATATGACTGAGGTGGTGGTTCAACCGCGTTTGCTGAGACATTATCACGAACAGCTGATGGACGAAAAAGTGAGAGACACGCAACTGGATATTTTGGTGGTTTCATTGGAATGATTGAAAGAATAGGTGCCAAGGATGATTTGAGCATGATTGGAAAGAATTCGTGTCTATCTTTTCAGTGAAATGGAACCCAGTTTATTAAAAGATTTCTCGGGTTTTGCAGGAAAATTACCTACAGAAAAAAGGCAAAACGAAATAAAAGAGGAATATATCTTTTCGTATTCTTTATATTATTCAATACAATGTAAGACTGCGACTCGAACCCATAACCTTcggggtaagatataaaagttgAAAACCCAAGAAGTGGATGATGAGCAAATTCATGCCATGGTAATTGGTAAAAGAAATCGAAAAATTGCTACAGTGGTATGATGCAGAACAACCTTGGTATAGGGGCGGCAAGGAATAGTAAGATAAAAAGGGTTATTAGGTGGTAATTTAAGTGCCGCttatcaaataaaaatttagaaatgacCAATTAACCCTTATTGTTAATAATTAAGTTTAGTgtttgataatcaagattagtgtgataactaattttcacttataataaaTCTAAAATCAGACTTTTagagttatgaaaattaaaaaaaaaagtttagaggagagaaaaaaaatttatgtgatatttgtgaaatcttagattttgattcactcaaccaaaatgagtgatttcaGTGCAACTTTGAGgtgggtgaatctctatatgatagaCAAAACAAGTACTACATACTTCTTGATGGAGATCatgatatggagtatttgttagatggtgTTAACCCAAAGTGAtggtcaatctcaaccaattgaagaaattagccaATAAAGTGGAGAACCAAGCACTGAAAATGACCAGATATACTTCTAAACTAGTTCCCATTAgttttttgttgctcaaaattctctaaagtacgtaaaaatatcaaacttttaaaattttcagaagaacatacggttggaatTGAGCTCATTACCAACCGTACCTAGTGGTTACGGTTTGTAACTTGAtcagttaccaaccgtatgttcttaaattttggggaaaataccagttacggttggttgaGAAttttcgataccaaccgtaactgatcaTCCTATGCATGGCGGTATTTACTGCACCTAGTACGGTTGGTGTTTAagaattagttaccaaccgtatattACTCTGTATGCTGGTACGGTTGGTTAAAATTTTCGAATACCAAACCGTACCCAAGGTTCGGTTGCTAAGTTTTTATCATTACCAACCGTACCCAAGGTTGGGTTGCTAAGTTTTTATCGTTACCAACCGTACCTATAAACATATATTTATTTTGTTTCCTAGTTTAGACTAATGTTGGTATATTTTTGTCCAGATCCTTATTGTACCTCCTACAATGAATGACCAACCTTTAGCAAATCAACTTCTCACCGAAGACTTTACCTCTCACtatgaagcggaggatgagatGGAAGAGGATGATGTTCAAGGTTGAAACAAACGAAAAATAGGTCAAGCGGATAAAGGGGAACCAAGCCGTCGAAATGTAGAACAAAGATGTACCGAGCTTCCTACTCAAGAAAGTATGACAAGCAAAATTGATGTTAAAGGAAAACGTCCGGTATATCGCTCTaaagaacaaaaaagaaacaaagtTGATGATAAAGGAAATGGTTGCAAAGAAATTGGAGAAAAAGATGATGAATTTAAATGTAAAGGTTCCAATGTCGGTCCCGAGGTTTCCTCCCAAAATAGTTCAATAAAAGGCTTGTTGGTAGAGTTGGTGTTAAACAATTAGCAAGGAACAATGGAAAGAGTCCGATGGTTGAAATAATTCCGTCAAGTGCTGACAAGGAGAAGGTGACGATTCATCTAAAAGGATTGCCTAAAGCACCACCTAGAGATGAGAATGGTCGATATAGCCGGAACCATTACATTCTCTATGAATATTACCTTCGTTTTTTCCCCGACTATATTCGTGGTTATATCAAGGCCACGGAGGATGTTCATGGtaatgggaattgtggttaccacgtctTCTTGGATCAACTTGGACCCTTTAAAGACGCGATAGGG
Proteins encoded in this window:
- the LOC113326104 gene encoding uncharacterized protein LOC113326104, translating into MLKSSLAPILSIIPMKPPKYPVACLSLFRPSAVRDNVSANAVEPPPQSYPTSAYIHLPFCRKRCHYCDFPIVALGSSSANLPDDIDDPRILNYVQLLCREIEATKVLKSDNHSPLKTVFFGGGTPSLVPPRLVSKILETLNLKFGVNSNAEISIEMDPGTFDAQKLSDLLNLGVNRVSLGVQAFQEELLKACGRAHSLKQVYEAIEIIGSCGASNWSLDLISSLPHQTSEMWKESLERAIKAEPTHVSVYDLQVEKGTKFGLLYKPGEFPLPDDTLSAEFYKMASKTLCNTGYNHYEISSYCKKGYECQHNLTYWKNGYYYAFGLGSASHLDGVRFSRPRKMKEYTSYVQNLEDGALIQHENGQKDAKDLEMDVVMLSLRTSKGLDLTSFRECFGSGLVLSLCKTFRPYIESGHVLLLDDKRRVLVEEEFWSVLSNESKIEEEVAFIRLSDPDGFLLSNELISIAFGCISP